One Bdellovibrio bacteriovorus str. Tiberius DNA segment encodes these proteins:
- a CDS encoding GMC oxidoreductase — protein MKLDYDYIVIGSGFGGSVMTCRLVEKGYKVCLMERGRQWKIGQFPRRPHDVQQRMFWDPEDQKYGLMEMRDTPESDVLSLTASGLGGGSLIYANVLYRMPDRFFQGWPQIYNRKSLDPFYDRVLHMMEAKPYPYETQNYYKATPKTALLKRLAEEMPPPPDSVGKPSFNLPPLGVRFEGSFPGHQTHNMHGALQSKCNKCGDCDIGCNINAKNSLDLNYIFRARNLKTSEHPADIRTHADVVRIEHFGDYYKVTYVIPEFPQQETTFTAKNVVLSAGSIGSTSLLLKMKKQGHLPKLNIWLGKKWSGNGDLLGLIFGSRENIDATNGPVITGAIEYNFKDYDDGYHHGMYLQEAGFPVGFAWYLSGKIPQLPGIRGLGTLFARSIKKYVFKILNLESRDQVNVGEEFAQAIDRADFTKRCFVLLGMGRDKPDGEIRLRSDNQAIIKWKMDGSKLHFDRLRTQMKKIAERIGGVFVDNPLTHLNKVVAVHPLGGCPMGETSDTGFVNPLGEVYGYKGLFVVDGSILPSSTGPNPSLTIAAVAEYIAEQIPNKVTTKSKETQEA, from the coding sequence ATGAAATTGGACTATGACTATATCGTGATCGGTTCTGGTTTTGGCGGATCGGTCATGACCTGCCGCTTGGTTGAAAAAGGCTATAAAGTCTGCCTGATGGAACGTGGCCGTCAGTGGAAGATAGGTCAATTTCCACGTCGCCCCCACGATGTGCAACAGCGTATGTTCTGGGATCCCGAAGACCAGAAATACGGTCTGATGGAAATGCGGGATACGCCGGAAAGTGATGTCCTGTCGCTGACAGCCAGCGGACTGGGTGGTGGCAGTCTGATTTATGCCAATGTTCTTTACCGAATGCCCGACAGATTCTTCCAGGGCTGGCCGCAGATCTACAACCGTAAAAGTCTTGATCCATTTTACGACCGGGTTCTACATATGATGGAGGCCAAGCCCTACCCTTATGAAACGCAAAACTACTACAAGGCCACTCCAAAAACCGCGCTTTTAAAAAGGTTGGCGGAAGAAATGCCGCCACCGCCGGATTCGGTCGGAAAACCCAGCTTTAATCTGCCGCCCTTGGGGGTACGTTTTGAAGGCAGCTTTCCCGGACATCAAACCCACAACATGCATGGGGCCTTGCAATCCAAGTGCAACAAATGCGGTGATTGCGACATCGGTTGTAACATCAATGCCAAGAACTCTTTGGATTTGAATTATATTTTCCGCGCCCGGAATTTGAAGACATCTGAACATCCTGCCGACATTCGCACTCACGCGGATGTGGTGCGTATCGAGCACTTTGGTGACTATTATAAAGTGACTTATGTCATTCCGGAATTCCCACAACAAGAAACCACTTTTACTGCGAAAAATGTGGTGCTGTCAGCCGGGTCTATCGGATCGACTTCCCTGCTGTTGAAAATGAAAAAACAGGGGCACCTGCCAAAATTGAACATCTGGCTGGGAAAAAAGTGGAGCGGCAATGGTGATTTGCTGGGATTGATTTTTGGATCCCGCGAAAATATCGACGCCACCAATGGTCCGGTTATTACCGGTGCAATTGAATATAACTTCAAGGACTATGACGATGGTTATCACCATGGAATGTACCTGCAGGAGGCCGGATTCCCGGTGGGCTTTGCCTGGTATCTTTCCGGAAAAATCCCTCAGCTGCCGGGCATTCGCGGACTAGGGACGCTGTTTGCCCGCAGTATCAAGAAATACGTCTTTAAGATTCTGAATCTCGAAAGCCGCGACCAGGTCAACGTCGGTGAAGAGTTCGCCCAGGCCATTGATCGCGCGGACTTCACCAAGCGCTGCTTTGTGCTTTTGGGCATGGGTCGTGACAAACCCGACGGAGAAATCCGTCTGCGCTCGGACAATCAGGCCATCATCAAATGGAAAATGGACGGCAGCAAATTGCACTTTGATCGCCTGCGCACGCAAATGAAGAAAATCGCCGAGCGTATTGGTGGAGTTTTTGTCGACAACCCGCTGACTCACTTGAATAAAGTCGTGGCCGTTCACCCTCTGGGCGGTTGCCCGATGGGGGAAACCTCTGACACGGGCTTCGTAAATCCACTGGGCGAAGTGTACGGATATAAAGGTTTGTTCGTCGTAGACGGCAGCATCCTGCCCTCTTCCACTGGCCCCAACCCTTCACTGACCATTGCCGCGGTCGCCGAATACATCGCTGAGCAGATTCCAAACAAAGTAACCACAAAAAGCAAAGAGACCCAGGAAGCCTAG
- a CDS encoding metallophosphoesterase gives MKKIKIIVSDLHLGKGRLLEKGGINSLEEFYYGEKLVEFIHFYSTGVYRDYEVELIINGDFLNFLQCDYKGHFLSVITESVTLEILKDCVNGHKAVFTALSEFAAKPGNTITYIVGNHDQGMLWPACRAYLNQVIGTPIRFKNIVYFFDGVHIEHGHMHEAANRMDPKKFFLKKDLVEPILNLPFGSHFFLEVVLKIKQHYPHVDKIRPFGKMVRWAFLNETGTMIRAFFMAMGYFLKSILVKDPRRHWPLKRIIQVIAESAIFPDLSESARKILGDDRVHTVIFGHTHVYQYRQWSENKEYFNTGTWTEITSLDIVSLGKITKLTYVLIEYPEDGGRPRGRLKEWKGYHKIEEDVAIS, from the coding sequence GTGAAAAAAATCAAGATCATCGTCAGTGATCTCCATTTGGGGAAGGGCCGCCTGTTGGAAAAAGGCGGAATCAATTCACTCGAAGAATTCTATTACGGGGAAAAGCTGGTGGAATTCATCCACTTCTATTCCACCGGTGTCTATCGCGACTATGAAGTCGAACTGATCATCAACGGCGATTTCCTGAACTTCCTGCAGTGTGATTACAAAGGCCACTTCCTGTCAGTGATCACTGAATCCGTGACTTTGGAGATTCTGAAAGACTGCGTGAACGGGCATAAAGCCGTCTTTACCGCGCTGTCTGAATTCGCCGCAAAACCCGGTAACACCATCACCTACATCGTCGGCAACCACGATCAGGGGATGCTGTGGCCTGCCTGCCGCGCCTACCTGAATCAGGTCATCGGCACGCCGATTCGCTTTAAAAACATCGTTTATTTCTTTGATGGAGTTCATATCGAGCACGGCCATATGCATGAAGCCGCCAATCGTATGGATCCCAAAAAGTTCTTCCTGAAAAAGGATCTGGTGGAACCGATCCTGAATCTGCCGTTTGGATCCCATTTCTTCCTGGAAGTGGTGTTGAAAATCAAACAACATTATCCCCATGTCGATAAGATCCGTCCTTTTGGCAAAATGGTCCGCTGGGCTTTCCTGAACGAAACCGGAACAATGATTCGCGCGTTCTTTATGGCCATGGGATACTTCCTGAAAAGCATCCTGGTGAAGGATCCGCGCCGTCACTGGCCTTTGAAGCGAATCATCCAGGTGATCGCGGAAAGCGCCATCTTTCCGGATTTAAGTGAATCAGCGCGTAAAATTCTGGGGGATGACCGCGTGCACACCGTGATCTTTGGTCACACGCACGTTTATCAGTATCGCCAGTGGTCAGAGAATAAAGAATATTTCAATACGGGAACATGGACTGAGATCACTTCTTTGGATATTGTGTCCTTGGGAAAGATCACGAAACTAACCTATGTTCTTATCGAATACCCTGAAGACGGAGGTCGGCCGCGAGGCAGACTGAAGGAGTGGAAGGGTTATCACAAAATCGAAGAAGACGTAGCCATCTCGTGA
- a CDS encoding diguanylate cyclase, translated as MAHNDDNSDNLEKTSIVASDTFKGRLKEADDVPPAIVVLIGPPGYVGKQYPITASDIVIGRSVESQVYIDDKSLSRSHAKFAVNGSEVSVIDLGSTNKTIVNGQVIPPLASCLLKNNDQIKTGNVIFKFLEKGSIEAMTNAAMYDRAQKDALTGAHSKGALLDKGPEAMKRAEVLNEPFSLVTFDIDHFKKINDSYGHPGGDYVLKELCRIVITKLIRSNDFFARYGGEEFVLLLSGSPSKTAGEVGERIRQTIEAHDFTFEGKKIQVTISVGVATKLPNETEWTQVYDRADKALYQSKQGGRNRTTIVA; from the coding sequence ATGGCTCACAACGATGACAACTCAGACAACTTAGAAAAAACCAGTATTGTTGCCAGCGACACTTTCAAGGGTCGTCTTAAAGAGGCGGATGATGTTCCGCCGGCAATTGTTGTTTTGATCGGCCCTCCGGGCTACGTCGGCAAACAATATCCTATCACGGCCAGTGACATCGTCATCGGCCGCTCTGTGGAAAGCCAAGTTTACATTGATGATAAAAGTTTGAGCCGTTCGCACGCGAAGTTTGCTGTCAATGGCAGTGAAGTATCCGTGATCGACCTGGGATCCACGAATAAAACCATCGTGAATGGTCAGGTGATCCCACCACTGGCTTCGTGCCTTTTGAAGAATAATGATCAGATTAAAACCGGCAACGTGATCTTCAAGTTCCTTGAAAAAGGCAGCATTGAAGCCATGACCAATGCGGCGATGTACGATCGTGCGCAGAAGGATGCGTTGACGGGCGCTCATTCCAAAGGGGCGCTTTTGGACAAGGGCCCTGAGGCGATGAAACGCGCCGAAGTGCTGAACGAGCCATTCAGTCTTGTGACTTTCGATATCGATCATTTTAAAAAGATCAACGACAGCTACGGGCATCCGGGCGGTGACTATGTTCTGAAAGAGCTGTGCCGTATCGTGATCACCAAGCTGATCCGCTCCAACGACTTCTTTGCCCGTTATGGTGGTGAAGAGTTCGTGCTGCTGCTTTCCGGTTCTCCATCCAAAACGGCCGGCGAAGTGGGTGAGCGTATCCGTCAGACGATTGAAGCTCATGATTTTACATTTGAAGGCAAGAAGATCCAGGTGACCATTTCTGTGGGCGTGGCGACCAAGCTTCCAAATGAAACCGAATGGACTCAAGTGTATGACCGTGCCGATAAGGCGCTGTACCAGTCCAAACAGGGTGGCCGTAACCGCACGACCATCGTAGCTTAA
- a CDS encoding alpha/beta fold hydrolase: protein MTATVTSLEFSERMAGFFVAKKFTLRPSAPLPQSEFQKESERFDKLPFEFNLQIHVPDLAKFHADNSTPSKVSGTVTDIRFGDELPILEGHFHLFTRPAASPNMDTAKEMHYTLFFQDREEKKWTLFGFKDVIKEDTSEIWQQTTTLYFYLWEGHSTYENFGEKKVQGVGVLRISLKDFIKQMGTFKTNAANSMEDKEAILKYFKAFLGNLWEVYAPFIFTTSSARWNEHIYPPHTTQGVALGEKTLHPLDTRDGLSISIQRFHCAPQKDVVLLLHGLTTSTDMFIMPEHENLVNHLHGAGYTDVWSLDWRGSGRFNYNLSPHGYTIDDIAKYDIPRAVEFIREQCGNDVRIHVVAHCVGSLAFMASLAAGYITDIASVISNSVSLTPQVRWQSKLKMMVGPEIFEKVFGYAYVSPRIPYMPGRAFGKWLYWMERSLRSECREPACHMVSFMWGWGFPAVYNHRNLHPATHRRLMDLFGGTSFHYHKHIRKMLMAQHSLSFDGQINYLEKMKLLDMPPTLLISGSDNHIFPGSNKKTYDELKTTKNAGRIQYKEFAQYGHQDVFMGQYCHTEVFPQLVEFLKQNSLQQTPAAEKPKLRIA, encoded by the coding sequence ATGACAGCAACAGTGACTTCACTAGAGTTCAGCGAAAGAATGGCTGGCTTTTTTGTCGCAAAAAAATTCACACTGCGCCCTTCCGCACCGCTGCCACAATCGGAATTTCAAAAAGAGTCCGAACGTTTTGACAAACTGCCGTTTGAATTCAATTTGCAGATTCATGTCCCGGATCTGGCAAAGTTTCATGCTGACAACAGCACCCCTTCCAAAGTTTCAGGCACCGTGACCGACATCCGTTTTGGCGATGAACTGCCCATTCTTGAAGGCCACTTTCATTTATTCACCCGACCTGCCGCCAGCCCCAACATGGACACCGCCAAAGAAATGCACTACACGCTTTTCTTTCAGGACCGCGAAGAAAAAAAATGGACCCTGTTTGGCTTTAAGGACGTGATCAAAGAAGACACCTCTGAGATCTGGCAACAGACCACGACGTTGTATTTCTATCTGTGGGAAGGGCATTCCACCTATGAAAACTTTGGTGAAAAAAAGGTCCAGGGTGTCGGGGTTCTGCGAATTTCTTTGAAGGACTTTATCAAGCAGATGGGCACTTTCAAGACCAATGCCGCCAATTCGATGGAGGACAAGGAAGCCATCTTGAAATATTTCAAAGCCTTCCTGGGAAATCTTTGGGAGGTCTATGCCCCATTTATCTTCACCACCTCCTCCGCGCGCTGGAATGAACATATTTATCCACCACACACCACACAAGGGGTGGCTTTGGGGGAAAAGACACTGCACCCGCTTGATACGCGCGACGGCTTAAGTATATCCATTCAAAGATTCCACTGCGCCCCTCAAAAAGATGTCGTACTGCTATTGCACGGGCTGACCACTTCAACTGACATGTTCATCATGCCTGAGCACGAAAATCTGGTGAATCATCTGCACGGCGCCGGGTACACCGATGTGTGGTCGCTGGACTGGCGGGGCAGCGGACGTTTTAATTACAATCTTTCCCCGCATGGCTACACCATTGATGATATCGCCAAATACGATATCCCCCGCGCCGTGGAATTCATTCGCGAGCAATGCGGCAATGACGTGCGCATTCATGTGGTAGCCCACTGTGTGGGTTCACTGGCATTCATGGCATCGCTGGCTGCCGGCTATATCACTGATATCGCCAGTGTCATTTCAAACAGTGTGTCTTTAACTCCGCAAGTGCGCTGGCAGTCGAAGCTGAAAATGATGGTGGGTCCGGAAATCTTTGAAAAAGTTTTTGGTTATGCCTATGTCAGCCCGCGAATCCCCTATATGCCCGGGCGCGCCTTTGGTAAATGGCTGTACTGGATGGAGCGGTCTCTGCGCAGTGAATGCCGCGAACCAGCCTGCCACATGGTCAGCTTCATGTGGGGCTGGGGCTTCCCGGCAGTTTACAATCATCGCAACCTGCATCCAGCGACTCACCGTCGCCTGATGGATCTGTTTGGGGGAACCAGTTTTCACTATCACAAACACATCCGCAAAATGCTGATGGCTCAGCACTCGCTTTCCTTTGATGGCCAGATCAACTATCTGGAGAAAATGAAGCTGCTGGACATGCCGCCGACACTGCTGATTTCCGGCAGCGACAATCATATTTTCCCGGGCTCAAACAAAAAAACCTATGACGAACTGAAAACCACCAAGAACGCGGGCCGGATCCAGTACAAGGAATTTGCCCAGTACGGACATCAGGATGTTTTCATGGGACAATACTGCCACACAGAGGTCTTCCCCCAACTGGTGGAGTTCCTGAAGCAAAACTCTTTGCAACAAACACCGGCTGCCGAAAAGCCGAAACTTCGCATTGCCTGA
- a CDS encoding RNA polymerase sigma factor, giving the protein MERDLNVTDLELVEKVKSGDRRSFSELVKRHQRSVLRMSLRFVKDMDTAEDVTQEAFIKAYEKLNTFEGRSSFKSWLFQIAVNTARNKLREWKRDTVDIDDVQLAVDAEAETTLVHTAVSDILKNEVEKLPFKQKTALVLRVYEDLSFNEIADIMECPYDTAKANYRHALMKLRQTFEQQAELKNWTEEVGGFFLEVNQRFAEAEG; this is encoded by the coding sequence ATGGAGAGAGATCTAAACGTAACGGATCTTGAACTGGTAGAAAAAGTAAAGTCTGGCGACAGACGCTCTTTTTCCGAACTCGTGAAACGACATCAGAGAAGTGTGCTGCGTATGAGTTTGCGGTTCGTAAAGGACATGGACACAGCTGAGGACGTGACGCAAGAAGCGTTCATCAAGGCTTACGAAAAGCTGAACACCTTCGAAGGTCGTTCTTCTTTCAAAAGCTGGTTGTTCCAGATCGCAGTGAACACCGCACGCAACAAACTTCGTGAGTGGAAACGTGACACCGTGGATATCGACGATGTGCAATTGGCTGTAGATGCGGAGGCCGAAACTACACTCGTCCATACGGCGGTTTCTGACATACTTAAAAATGAAGTAGAGAAGCTGCCGTTCAAGCAGAAAACAGCCCTGGTTCTTCGTGTGTACGAGGATCTGAGCTTTAACGAAATCGCTGATATCATGGAATGCCCATACGATACGGCGAAGGCGAACTACAGACATGCTCTGATGAAACTTCGTCAGACATTCGAACAGCAGGCTGAATTGAAAAACTGGACGGAAGAAGTAGGTGGCTTCTTCCTCGAGGTTAACCAAAGATTTGCGGAAGCAGAAGGATAA
- a CDS encoding glucose-6-phosphate isomerase: MKLFLQRKEIGFPQVMERVSLWQQSYKVGTELAEKFKKIVIVGLGGSSLGTRVIAEVFCARNMYFVDNVDALEFETLIEELGDLKEVAWVFISKSGTTIESLCALELVDQIYTEEKLDLPKHSVVISETKDSSLMAWARKHSIPTCEIPLDVGGRFSVLSPVGMMPAAFLGLDLEKFRVGAMRALNDTAVVTQTMAQVAQSYKREEWITLLWIYNSRMKSFGAWYQQLWAESLGKPETRAGKPAPRVSTPMSAVGASDQHSILQQVMEGTKDKFVVFQRVEESEAGSLRINKAQFKETQDLEGRTMGELLRAEGLATQEALNQSGVSTMTLKTKVLDEHSLGYMFMFWQLVVAGLGDYLEIDAFNQPGVELGKRLAKEKLKKA; the protein is encoded by the coding sequence TTGAAGTTGTTTTTGCAACGTAAAGAGATTGGCTTTCCTCAGGTGATGGAGCGTGTTTCTTTGTGGCAGCAGTCTTATAAAGTGGGGACTGAACTGGCGGAGAAGTTTAAGAAGATTGTTATCGTTGGGCTTGGTGGGTCTTCTTTGGGGACTCGTGTGATTGCCGAGGTTTTCTGTGCTCGCAACATGTACTTTGTCGACAATGTGGATGCTCTGGAATTTGAAACTTTGATTGAAGAGCTGGGGGATCTGAAAGAGGTTGCCTGGGTTTTCATTTCCAAGAGTGGAACTACGATTGAGTCTTTGTGTGCGCTTGAGCTTGTGGATCAGATTTACACTGAAGAAAAGTTGGATCTTCCCAAGCACAGTGTGGTTATTTCTGAAACCAAAGACAGCAGTTTGATGGCTTGGGCTCGCAAGCATTCTATTCCTACTTGTGAAATTCCTTTGGATGTTGGGGGGCGCTTCTCGGTGCTTTCTCCGGTGGGGATGATGCCGGCGGCGTTTTTGGGTCTGGATCTTGAAAAATTCCGTGTGGGGGCGATGCGTGCTTTGAATGACACGGCGGTTGTGACTCAGACGATGGCTCAGGTGGCGCAAAGCTATAAGCGTGAAGAATGGATCACTCTGCTTTGGATTTATAATTCTCGTATGAAGTCTTTCGGGGCTTGGTATCAGCAGCTTTGGGCCGAGTCTTTGGGGAAACCTGAAACTCGTGCGGGGAAACCGGCTCCGCGTGTGAGTACGCCAATGTCTGCGGTGGGGGCTTCGGATCAGCATTCGATTTTGCAGCAGGTGATGGAAGGAACCAAAGACAAGTTCGTTGTGTTCCAGCGTGTGGAAGAATCCGAGGCGGGTTCTTTGCGTATCAATAAAGCTCAGTTCAAAGAAACCCAGGACCTTGAAGGTCGCACGATGGGTGAACTGCTGCGGGCAGAAGGTTTGGCCACGCAGGAGGCATTGAATCAGAGTGGTGTGTCCACGATGACTCTTAAGACTAAAGTCCTAGACGAACACAGCCTGGGTTACATGTTCATGTTCTGGCAGCTTGTGGTTGCGGGCTTGGGCGATTACCTGGAAATCGACGCCTTCAATCAACCGGGTGTCGAGCTGGGCAAGAGACTAGCGAAAGAGAAATTGAAGAAAGCATGA